One Entomomonas asaccharolytica DNA segment encodes these proteins:
- a CDS encoding ABC transporter permease → MQKLINIYQLGMKELWGLARDPVMLILIVYCFTASIYTAATSIPDTLKLASVAIVDEDDSPLSRQIINAFYPPLFNEPTKISLKEMDTGMDEDKYTFVLNIPPYFQRDVLKGETPDIQLNVDATRMSQAFTGSGYIQQIVLDEINEYVQRYRTSETATVDLALRTSYNPNLTHAWFGSVTETINMVTILSIILTGAALMREREHGTIEHLLAMPVTPFEIMSSKIWSMGLAVLIATSCSLVLIVELALKVPIIGSKWLFLCGAALHLFATTSMGIFLATVARSMAQFGMLLMLILLPLQMLSGGSTPRESMPELVQYIMLIAPTTHFVELGQAILFRGAGIETVWIPFLFLTILGISFFTFALARFRKTITQMT, encoded by the coding sequence ATGCAGAAACTTATAAATATTTATCAGCTAGGAATGAAAGAATTATGGGGCTTAGCGCGCGACCCTGTAATGTTGATACTTATTGTTTACTGTTTTACAGCCTCTATCTATACAGCGGCCACCTCCATTCCTGATACCCTAAAATTAGCTTCTGTTGCCATCGTAGATGAAGATGATTCACCTTTATCAAGGCAGATTATTAATGCTTTCTACCCTCCTTTATTTAACGAGCCTACCAAAATTTCTTTAAAAGAAATGGACACAGGAATGGACGAAGATAAATATACTTTTGTGCTTAATATTCCTCCTTACTTTCAGCGCGATGTACTGAAAGGAGAAACACCTGATATTCAATTAAATGTCGATGCAACCCGAATGAGTCAAGCATTTACAGGTAGTGGCTATATACAACAAATTGTATTGGATGAAATTAATGAATATGTACAACGCTATCGTACATCTGAAACAGCAACCGTTGATTTAGCATTACGTACGAGTTATAACCCTAACTTAACCCATGCTTGGTTTGGCTCAGTAACAGAAACCATTAATATGGTCACTATTCTCTCTATTATCTTAACAGGTGCAGCCTTAATGCGTGAGAGAGAGCATGGTACGATTGAACACTTACTGGCAATGCCGGTTACACCTTTTGAAATTATGTCATCTAAAATTTGGTCAATGGGTTTAGCGGTTTTAATTGCAACCAGCTGTTCACTTGTACTAATTGTAGAGTTGGCACTGAAAGTACCTATTATTGGTTCTAAATGGCTATTTCTTTGTGGTGCTGCACTACATTTATTTGCCACTACCTCAATGGGAATTTTTTTAGCAACCGTGGCACGGAGCATGGCTCAATTTGGTATGTTATTAATGCTAATTCTACTGCCTCTGCAAATGTTATCAGGAGGTAGTACACCCCGCGAAAGTATGCCTGAACTTGTTCAATATATAATGCTTATAGCGCCTACCACTCACTTTGTAGAACTTGGTCAAGCGATTTTATTTCGTGGGGCGGGTATTGAAACGGTATGGATACCTTTCTTATTTTTAACTATCTTAGGCATTAGTTTTTTCACTTTTGCATTAGCTCGTTTCAGAAAAACCATTACGCAAATGACCTAA
- a CDS encoding YhfL family protein, which produces MKFIKLVVIASVISFLAGCTGHVYNNEKNCSYDYFLHPDISISKVIGGCGPVAPHK; this is translated from the coding sequence ATGAAATTTATTAAATTAGTGGTTATTGCTTCTGTTATATCTTTTCTTGCTGGTTGTACTGGACATGTTTATAACAATGAAAAAAACTGTAGCTATGATTATTTCCTACATCCAGATATTTCCATTTCTAAAGTAATTGGTGGCTGTGGCCCTGTTGCACCACATAAATAA
- a CDS encoding HlyD family secretion protein: MRVQLKKPILIPIIIIFILIISYLVWSRTHNRDFGEDFVNGNGRIEATEINISTKLAARIEQILVKEGDFVKKGQPLVIMQTDVLQQQLNEAKAQLQQAISNEVNAKAQLAVKISDKAAIEAIAKQRKSDLNLANTRLKRSTPLHRQGAVSVQIYDNDKAAVNNAIAALSAANAQIDVTDAAIQAAEANVTYASYAIKAAQATIDRIQADINDSTLPATANGRVQYKISQVGEVLGAGGKVLNLVDLNDVYLTFFVPETVAGKIALNQEVRMVLDVYPDMAIPAYVSYVASVAQFTPKTVETHNERQKLMFRVKAQIKPELLNCYLEQIKTGVPGVAWLKLDQQAAWPDELSKLVPMCQKT; this comes from the coding sequence ATGAGAGTTCAACTAAAAAAACCAATACTAATACCAATAATTATTATTTTTATTTTGATAATAAGCTACTTAGTATGGAGCCGTACACATAATCGTGATTTTGGTGAGGATTTTGTTAATGGCAATGGTCGTATAGAAGCAACAGAAATTAATATATCAACCAAATTAGCAGCACGTATTGAACAAATACTAGTAAAAGAAGGTGACTTTGTTAAAAAAGGCCAACCTCTGGTTATTATGCAAACAGATGTTCTTCAGCAACAGTTAAATGAAGCAAAAGCACAACTACAGCAAGCTATTAGCAACGAGGTCAATGCAAAGGCTCAACTTGCTGTAAAGATCAGTGATAAAGCGGCTATTGAAGCAATTGCTAAGCAACGCAAAAGTGATTTAAACTTAGCCAATACTCGCTTAAAACGCTCTACACCTCTCCATCGCCAAGGTGCAGTATCAGTTCAAATATACGATAATGATAAAGCAGCTGTAAATAATGCCATCGCAGCGCTTTCTGCTGCCAATGCTCAAATTGATGTAACTGATGCCGCTATTCAAGCGGCTGAAGCTAATGTCACCTATGCCAGCTATGCAATTAAAGCAGCACAAGCTACCATTGATCGCATTCAAGCAGATATTAATGACAGTACATTACCAGCAACAGCTAATGGACGTGTGCAATATAAAATATCCCAAGTAGGAGAAGTATTAGGCGCTGGAGGGAAAGTATTAAACTTGGTTGATCTAAACGATGTCTATCTCACTTTTTTTGTACCTGAAACAGTAGCAGGTAAAATAGCTTTAAACCAAGAAGTAAGAATGGTTTTAGATGTTTATCCAGATATGGCTATACCTGCTTATGTTTCGTATGTAGCTAGTGTTGCTCAATTTACCCCAAAAACCGTTGAAACTCATAATGAACGCCAAAAATTAATGTTCCGTGTGAAAGCACAAATTAAACCTGAACTTTTAAATTGTTATTTAGAGCAAATTAAAACAGGTGTACCTGGTGTTGCTTGGTTGAAACTAGATCAACAAGCAGCATGGCCTGATGAATTATCCAAGCTAGTACCTATGTGTCAAAAAACTTAA
- the rbbA gene encoding ribosome-associated ATPase/putative transporter RbbA encodes MSSLIGFTNIVVQVTDVSLRYDKTLALDNISLDIPAQCMVGLIGPDGVGKSSLLSLISGAHVIQQGSITALNGDMANKQHRTAVCSRIAYMPQGLGKNLYPTLSIEENLQFFARLFGHNATERRQRIDELTTSTGLYPFLNRAAGKLSGGMKQKLGLCAALIHDPDLLILDEPTTGVDPLSRSQFWDMINNIRKQRPQMSVIVATAYMDEAQRFDYLVAMDAGKILATGTPSEILEQTQQDSLEASFIELMPEEKKRHYKPVTIPPLHIHETTSIAIEAKGLTQRFGDFIAVDHVNFRIAKGEIFGFLGSNGCGKSTTMKMLTGLLPATEGKAWLFGKEIDANDLNTRKHLGYMSQAFSLYSELTVKQNLVLHAKLFGVAKETIANRVNEMLQRFDLENVANTLPDNIPLGVRQRLSLAVAVIHAPDILILDEPTSGVDPIARDNFWHLLVELSRKDQVTIFITTHFMNEAERCDRISLMHAGTVLDSDTPANLMEKHQTTTLEQAFIEYLLDAGAGITNEEVVSTSIETLKQPEQTSHEAPKKFSLNRLIGCTWRESLELRRDPIRATLALLGAAILMLVMGYGITMDVEDLKFAVLDQDQTGLSNSYSLSISGSRYFIEKPPLYSHQEIDQRLREGDINVAIEIPPNFARKVERGDQAEIGVWIDGAMPMRAETVRGYVQGIHAQWLQEQARERQGMDIQGNAGIEIRYRYNPDVKSLPAMVPAVIPILLLMLPAMVAALSVVREKELGSILNLYVTPMSRVEFLIGKQIPYIILSMISFFILLLMAIIIFDVPIKGSFLTLCFAAFLYCIVATSYGLLASTITRSQVAVIFLTVLLTLVPAVQFAGVINPVSSLEGGGRVIGEYFPTTYMLLVSRGIFNKALTFSDLYSSINMLLAMIPVLLGISILLLKKQDS; translated from the coding sequence ATGAGTAGTCTCATTGGCTTTACAAACATTGTGGTACAAGTAACAGATGTTTCACTACGTTATGACAAAACATTGGCCTTAGATAATATTAGTTTAGATATCCCTGCACAATGTATGGTAGGTTTAATTGGTCCAGATGGCGTTGGTAAATCAAGTTTACTTTCTTTAATTTCAGGAGCTCATGTAATCCAACAAGGATCCATAACCGCATTAAATGGTGACATGGCTAATAAACAACATCGTACGGCTGTTTGTTCACGTATTGCGTATATGCCACAAGGGCTAGGAAAAAATCTATACCCTACTTTATCAATTGAAGAAAATCTACAATTCTTTGCTCGTCTATTTGGTCATAATGCTACTGAACGACGTCAGAGAATTGATGAGCTTACTACCAGTACGGGATTATATCCCTTCTTAAATAGAGCAGCAGGCAAGCTTTCTGGCGGTATGAAACAAAAACTAGGATTATGTGCTGCATTAATACATGATCCTGATTTACTTATTTTAGACGAGCCTACTACAGGGGTAGACCCATTATCTCGCTCACAATTTTGGGATATGATTAATAATATCCGTAAACAGCGACCACAAATGAGTGTTATTGTTGCCACTGCTTATATGGATGAAGCACAACGTTTTGATTATTTAGTAGCAATGGATGCGGGTAAAATATTAGCTACAGGAACACCCAGCGAAATACTAGAACAAACGCAACAGGACTCATTGGAGGCGTCATTTATAGAATTAATGCCAGAAGAAAAAAAACGGCATTACAAACCTGTCACTATTCCCCCATTACATATACATGAAACCACTTCTATTGCTATTGAAGCAAAAGGATTAACACAACGGTTTGGCGACTTTATCGCAGTGGATCATGTTAACTTTCGTATTGCTAAGGGAGAAATATTTGGCTTTTTAGGTTCTAATGGTTGTGGTAAATCCACTACCATGAAAATGTTAACTGGTTTACTACCTGCCACAGAAGGCAAAGCTTGGTTATTTGGTAAAGAAATCGATGCTAATGATTTGAATACGCGTAAGCATTTAGGTTATATGTCTCAAGCATTTTCGTTATACAGTGAACTTACCGTTAAGCAAAATCTTGTATTGCATGCTAAACTGTTTGGTGTTGCTAAAGAAACTATTGCTAACCGTGTTAATGAAATGCTACAACGTTTTGATTTAGAGAATGTAGCAAATACTTTACCAGATAATATTCCATTAGGTGTACGGCAACGTTTATCTCTTGCTGTAGCCGTTATTCATGCGCCTGATATTCTGATTTTGGATGAGCCTACTTCTGGAGTTGATCCTATTGCTCGAGATAATTTTTGGCATTTGCTAGTAGAGTTATCACGTAAAGATCAGGTAACTATCTTTATCACTACCCATTTTATGAATGAAGCAGAACGTTGTGATCGTATTTCTTTAATGCATGCAGGAACAGTATTAGACAGTGATACGCCAGCAAACCTAATGGAAAAACACCAAACCACTACGCTTGAACAAGCGTTTATAGAATACCTATTGGATGCAGGTGCTGGTATTACTAATGAAGAAGTTGTATCAACATCAATAGAAACTCTTAAACAACCTGAACAAACATCTCATGAAGCTCCTAAAAAATTTAGTTTAAATCGTTTAATTGGATGTACTTGGCGTGAATCGCTTGAGTTAAGAAGAGATCCTATTAGGGCCACACTAGCACTATTAGGAGCCGCTATTTTGATGTTGGTAATGGGCTATGGTATTACCATGGATGTTGAGGATTTAAAATTTGCTGTATTAGATCAAGATCAAACAGGATTAAGTAATAGCTATAGCTTAAGTATTTCAGGATCACGTTATTTTATAGAAAAACCACCTCTTTATAGTCATCAAGAAATAGATCAACGTTTAAGAGAAGGCGATATTAATGTTGCTATAGAAATTCCTCCTAACTTTGCTAGAAAAGTTGAGCGCGGTGATCAAGCTGAAATTGGTGTGTGGATTGATGGCGCTATGCCAATGCGCGCTGAGACTGTGCGTGGCTATGTACAAGGTATTCATGCGCAATGGTTACAAGAACAAGCAAGAGAACGACAAGGCATGGATATTCAAGGTAATGCAGGAATAGAAATACGGTATCGCTATAATCCTGATGTAAAAAGTTTACCTGCTATGGTGCCTGCTGTTATTCCCATTTTGCTACTTATGTTACCTGCTATGGTAGCAGCACTCTCTGTTGTACGTGAAAAAGAATTGGGTTCTATTCTTAATTTATATGTTACCCCCATGTCGCGAGTAGAGTTTCTAATTGGTAAGCAGATTCCCTATATTATTCTATCAATGATCAGTTTTTTTATACTGTTATTAATGGCGATAATAATATTTGATGTACCTATTAAAGGCAGTTTCCTAACCTTATGCTTTGCAGCATTTCTCTATTGTATCGTTGCTACAAGCTATGGCTTATTAGCTTCAACCATCACTCGCAGCCAAGTTGCTGTAATCTTTTTAACGGTACTATTAACACTTGTGCCAGCTGTTCAATTTGCAGGTGTTATTAACCCCGTTAGCTCGCTTGAAGGAGGCGGCCGAGTAATAGGTGAATATTTCCCTACTACTTATATGTTATTAGTTAGCCGTGGCATATTTAATAAAGCACTTACCTTTTCAGATCTCTATAGCTCTATAAATATGCTATTAGCGATGATTCCTGTGTTATTAGGAATTAGTATTCTACTCTTAAAAAAACAGGATAGCTGA
- a CDS encoding thermonuclease family protein, with translation MKLLPILLICPILSYADVLICKVVAITDGDTIICLEDKVQHKIRLYHIDAPESKQDFAIASRKALSDLIFNKTVRIHTYGKDRYRRTLGTVYIQEKMLFDINLEMINKGMAWYRPFGKKNEQYLEAEEIAKANKVGLWSQQVTAVTEFKRKLKYLFYSLK, from the coding sequence ATGAAGTTACTACCCATACTATTAATCTGCCCTATCCTTTCCTATGCAGATGTTCTTATTTGTAAAGTAGTAGCTATTACTGATGGTGATACTATTATATGCCTAGAAGATAAAGTTCAACATAAAATTAGGTTATATCATATAGATGCACCTGAATCTAAACAAGATTTTGCTATAGCTTCAAGAAAAGCCTTATCTGATCTTATATTTAACAAGACCGTTAGAATACACACCTATGGTAAAGATAGATATAGGCGAACCCTTGGTACTGTTTATATACAAGAAAAAATGTTATTTGATATCAACCTTGAAATGATTAATAAAGGTATGGCTTGGTACCGGCCTTTTGGAAAGAAAAATGAACAATACCTAGAAGCTGAAGAAATTGCCAAAGCTAACAAGGTTGGCTTATGGTCACAACAAGTTACAGCAGTTACGGAGTTTAAAAGAAAGTTAAAATACCTCTTTTATTCTTTAAAATAG